In Electrophorus electricus isolate fEleEle1 chromosome 6, fEleEle1.pri, whole genome shotgun sequence, a single genomic region encodes these proteins:
- the gig2p gene encoding grass carp reovirus (GCRV)-induced gene 2p, translated as MSFITFYGWEVEYDEERCLSADQEPKSGRSYTMYHGTKVQTARLIIQNGFQQSSDGMLGPGVYVSRNQKKAERYPINSHFTNKVVLKLSVNCGKIKRIDTDNHPMQKTWHNHGFDTAWVPPNCGMLAVPSGLEEDCVWDPKRIKVIDVALAPSTAIQAELQQLIRQSQMAPAATTSPGVCQLCKRKLCPAHSTQPCWGCGETICTLMNKHKCARWG; from the coding sequence ATGTCTTTTATCACTTTCTATGGTTGGGAAGTGGAATACGATGAGGAACGCTGCCTTAGTGCAGACCAAGAGCCAAAGTCAGGCAGGAGCTACACCATGTACCATGGCACCAAAGTCCAAACCGCACGACTCATTATCCAGAATGGCTTCCAGCAGTCCTCTGATGGCATGCTGGGACCTGGAGTTTATGTGAGTCGAAACCAGAAGAAAGCCGAGCGCTATCCAATAAACTCACACTTCACTAACAAAGTTGTGCTAAAGTTGAGCGTCAACTGTGGAAAAATCAAGCGTATCGATACGGACAACCACCCTATGCAGAAGACCTGGCATAACCACGGCTTCGACACTGCCTGGGTCCCACCCAATTGTGGCATGCTCGCTGTGCCCAGTGGCCTGGaggaagactgtgtgtgggacCCAAAGCGCATCAAAGTGATAGATGTTGCCCTGGCGCCCAGCACTGCCATCCAGGCCGAGCTGCAGCAGCTCATTCGCCAGAGCCAGATGGCCCCAGCTGCCACAACTAGCCCAGGAGTCTGTCAACTGTGCAAACGGAAACTCTGCCCGGCGCATAGCACCCAACCCTGCTGGGGCTGTGGGGAGACCATCTGCACACTCAtgaacaaacataaatgtgctCGATGGGGTTAG
- the si:dkey-71l1.1 gene encoding mitochondrial import receptor subunit TOM40B, producing the protein MGSVLALPSRPGRQNSPFPHDRPFSRWDRRDGRLPNPGSFDGLHRNCKDVFPQQIEGVKMVINKTLSSFFKVSHTFHLSAVAPSSYRFHVEHLQSDPDSKETSSPMLIGEMDSSGSLNAHSLFHLSERIRAKAVFQTQQSQFVTWQFEAEYRGRDFTAAFTMANPDIFRESVIMVAHFLQSVSPQLVLGGELVYHRGRAEEGGILTLAGQYSGPNWVATLNAGKGGAHASYYHRANKQIQVGVEFEASTRTQETTFSFGYQMELPEANMVFKGMLDSRCIIGGVLEKRLCPLPATLIMGAFVNHKGDKVQVGLGVNVG; encoded by the exons ATGGGCAGTGTGCTGGCCTTGCCATCACGGCCAGGGCGGCAGAACTCCCCCTTTCCCCATGACAGGCCCTTCTCACGGTGGGACAGGAGGGATGGCCGGCTCCCAAACCCAGGCAGCTTTGATGGCCTCCACCGAAACTgcaaag atgTGTTTCCACAGCAAATTGAGGGTGTTAAAATGGTCATAAACAAAACTCTCAGCAGCTTTTTCAAG GTCAGCCATACCTTTCACCTCAGTGCTGTTGCGCCATCAAGCTATCGCTTCCATGTTGAACACCTCCAATCAGATCCTGACAGTAAAGAAACA AGTTCCCCTATGCTCATTGGGGAAATGGACTCTTCTGGTAGCTTGAATGCCCACTCCTTATTCCACCTGAGTGAGCGAATCAGAGCAAAAGCAGTATTTCAG aCACAGCAGTCCCAGTTTGTCACATGGCAGTTCGAGGCAGAGTACAGAGGACGCGACTTCACAGCTGCCTTCACTATGGCAAACCCAGACATCTTCAGAGAATCAG TTATCATGGTGGCACACTTCCTCCAGAGTGTCTCTCCACAGCTGGTTCTTGGAGGAGAGTTGGTGTATCACCGAGGAAGAGCTGAAGAAGGAGGCATCCTTACCTTGGCTGGCCAGTATTCAG GGCCCAACTGGGTGGCTACACTAAATGCTGGAAAAGGAGGTGCCCATGCTAGCTATTATCATAGAGCCAATAAGCAG ATCCAGGTTGGAGTGGAATTTGAGGCCAGCACTAGGACCCAGGAGACTACATTCTCCTTTGGTTATCAGATGGAATTACCTGAAGCCAACATGGTCTTCAAAG GTATGCTGGACAGCCGATGCATCATTGGAGGTGTTCTCGAAAAGCGCCTGTGTCCACTTCCTGCCACGTTAATCATGGGTGCCTTCGTCAACCACAAAGGAGACAAGGTGCAGGTCGGCCTGGGGGTGAATGTGGGCTAG
- the ufc1 gene encoding ubiquitin-fold modifier-conjugating enzyme 1: MADEATRKVVSEIPLLKTNSGPRDKELWVQRLREEYLALIKYVENNKKADNDWFRLESNKEGTRWFGKCWYIHELLKYEFDMEFDIPVTYPATAPEVAIPELDGKTAKMYRGGKICLTDHFKPLWARNVPKFGLAHLMALGLGPWLAVEIPDLISKGLIHHKEQQSS, from the exons ATGGCAGATGAAGCCACTAGGAAAGTAGTTTCTGAAATACCATTGCTGAAAACGAATTCTGGACCAAGAGACAAAGAGTTATGGGTTCAGAGACTCAGAGAGGAATATCTGGCCCTGATCAAA TACGTTGAAAATAATAAGAAAGCTGACAACGATTGGTTCCGTTTGGAGTCCAACAAAGAGGGAACGAG GTGGTTTGGGAAATGCTGGTATATCCATGAGCTTCTTAAGTATGAATTTGACATGGAATTCGAT atTCCAGTTACGTATCCAGCAACAGCACCTGAAGTGGCTATTCCTGAACTAGATGGAAAGACTGCAAAAATGTACAG gggTGGCAAGATCTGTTTGACAGATCATTTCAAACCACTTTGGGCAAGAAATGTGCCAAAATTTGGATTGGCTCATCTTATGGCCCTAGGA CTTGGACCCTGGCTTGCTGTGGAGATACCTGACCTTATTTCTAAGGGCCTTATACATCATAAAGAGCAGCAGAGCAGCTGA